A single window of Onychomys torridus chromosome 8, mOncTor1.1, whole genome shotgun sequence DNA harbors:
- the LOC118589020 gene encoding uncharacterized protein LOC118589020: MGQTSSSTSPQKEDPVLTSSLDSNLQNFKMETKVLSQELITLIGSYLEDGNLQGTVSAIRDALSDIEKAPLNIAVMGETGAGKSSLINALQGVGLDEEGAAASTGVICTTMERTSYPYSKCPSVTLWDLPGIGSTAFQPHDYLKKIKFEEYDFFIIVSSGRFKHNDAELAKAIVQANRSFYFVRTHTDHDLVVQKRCRPQRFNRENVLKEIRNYISSILKEVTQQEPPVFLVSNFDVSDFDFPKLETTLLRELPAQKGHLFKLTLPTVTHSTIDQKRDALKQKVWKESVMPRALATIPFMGLTKNDIEKLEETLNLCRSSFGLDEASLENIAEDLHVPLEELKANIKSPQLFSEEQGKSLTDKLLEYISCPYFSKVFHLQNYFIDTVANDVKSLLSKEEFFMEKPLLWQTATGTPSRPSAPMAQLLASSFENFFKNFRKENKILSEETITLIESHLENKNLPGAASVISDALRNIDRAPLNIAVTGETGVGKSSFINALRGVRDEEEGAAPTGVVETTMKRTPYPHPKLPTVTIWDLPGIGSTTFPPQNYLTEMKFGEYDFFVIISATRFKDSDAHLAKAITKMNTKFYFVRTKIDDDIRNEQRRKPKIFNKDGVLKEIRENCSKHLQKALSSEPPVFLVSNFDKSAFDFPELETTLLRELPAHKRHIFMMSLHSVTETAIDRKRDFLKQKIWLEALKAGAWATISFGGLIRDKTQKVEETLDLYRSYFGLDDASLEKIAKDFNVSVNEVKAHLKSLHLLTRTKDMSLEEKLLKYIEYISSVTGGPLAAGLYFRKTYYLKSLFIDTVSSDAKTLLNKEEFLSQKLGSCVSDDPEYWEAAMKL; the protein is encoded by the exons ATGGGTCAGACCTCCTCTTCTACATCCCCCCAGAAGGAGGACCCTGTTTTGACCTCCAGCCTTGACTCCAATCTTCAAAATTTCAAGATGGAAACCAAAGTCCTGTCTCAGGAATTAATCACCTTGATTGGATCATACCTAGAGGATGGAAACCTTCAGGGAACAGTTTCTGCCATCAGAGATGCTCTGAGTGACATTGAGAAAGCCCCACTGAACATTGCAGTGATGGGGGAGACTGGGGCTGGAAAATCCAGTCTCATCAATGCTCTGCAGGGAGTGGGGCTTGATGAAGAGGGTGCGGCTGCTTCCACTGGAGTCATATGTACAACCATGGAGAGGACATCATACCCATACTCCAAGTGTCCCAGTGTAACACTATGGGACCTGCCTGGCATCGGGTCCACTGCCTTCCAACCACATGATTATCTGAAGAAAATCAAGTTTGAGGAGTATGACTTCTTCATTATTGTCTCTTCTGGACGCTTTAAACATAATGATGCAGAACTAGCCAAAGCCATTGTGCAAGCGAATAGGAGTTTCTATTTTGTACGAACCCACACAGATCATGATCTAGTGGTTCAAAAACGGTGTCGTCCTCAGAGATTTAATAGAGAGAATGTCTTAAAGGAGATTCGAAATTACATTTCCAGTATACTTAAGGAAGTTACCCAGCAGGAGCCTCCAGTCTTCTTAGTCTCTAACTTTGATGTGTCTGACTTTGACTTCCCAAAGCTGGAGACCACCCTTCTGAGGGAGCTCCCAGCCCAGAAAGGCCACCTCTTCAAGCTCACTTTGCCAACTGTGACTCATTCCAccatagaccagaagagggatgCACTAAAACAGAAGGTCTGGAAGGAATCTGTAATGCCAAGAGCATTGGCCACCATCCCATTTATGGGCTTGACCAAAAATGACATAGAGAAGTTGGAAGAGACTTTGAACCTCTGCAGATCTTCCTTTGGCCTGGATGAGGCATCCCTGGAGAACATTGCTGAGGATTTGCACGTGCCACTGGAAGAACTCAAGGCGAACATTAAATCTCCACAATTGTTCTCAGAAGAGCAGGGTAAATCCTTAACAGATAAACTATTAGAGTACATTAGCTGTCCTTACTTTTCAAAGGTTTTCCACTTGCAAAATTACTTCATTGACACTGTGGCAAATGATGTTAAAAGTCTCCTTAGCAAAGAAGAGTTTTTTATGGAGAAG CCTCTTCTATGGCAAACAGCTACAGGCACGCCTTCCAGACCCTCTGCTCCAATGGCTCAGCTTTTGGCATCCAGCTTTGAAaacttctttaagaatttcaggaaggaaaacaaaatcctctCCGAGGAAACCATCACCTTGATTGAATCCCACCTGGAGAATAAGAACCTTCCAGGAGCAGCTTCTGTGATCAGCGATGCTCTGAGAAACATCGACAGAGCCCCCCTGAACATTGCGGTGACTGGAGAAACAGGGGTGGGCAAATCCAGCTTTATCAATGCCCTGAGGGGAGTGAGGGATGAAGAAGAAGGTGCAGCCCCCACTGGGGTGGTAGAGACAACCATGAAGAGAACTCCATACCCACACCCAAAGCTTCCCACAGTGACAATATGGGACCTGCCTGGCATTGGGTCCACTACCTTCCCACCACAAAACTACCTAACTGAAATGAAGTTTGGTGAGTATGACTTCTTTGTTATCATCTCGGCTACACGTTTCAAAGACAGTGATGCACATCTGGCCAAAGCCATCACCAAGATGAATACCAAGTTCTACTTTGTCCGTACCAAGATAGATGATGATATACGTAATGAACAAAGGAGAAAACCTAAGATTTTCAATAAGGACGGTGTcttaaaggaaatcagagaaaactGTTCAAAGCATCTTCAGAAGGCTCTCTCCAGTGAGCCTCCAGTCTTCTTGGTCTCTAACTTTGATAAGTCGGCCTTtgacttcccagagctggagaccACCTTACTGAGAGAGCTCCCAGCCCACAAGCGCCACATCTTCATGATGTCCCTGCACAGTGTTACTGAGACTGCCATTGACCGGAAGAGGGATTTCCTAAAACAGAAGATCTGGCTGGAGGCCTTGAAGGCTGGAGCATGGGCCACCATTTCATTTGGGGGCTTGATCAGAGATAAAACACAGAAGGTAGAGGAGACCTTGGATCTCTACAGGTCTTACTTTGGGCTGGATGATGCCTCACTGGAGAAGATTGCCAAGGATTTTAATGTGTCTGTGAATGAAGTCAAGGCACACCTCAAGTCTCTCCATTTGCTAACAAGGACCAAAGACATGTCCTTAGAAGAAAAATTACTGAAATACATTGAATATATTTCCTCTGTTACTGGGGGGCCACTTGCCGCAGGCCTTTACTTTAGAAAGACTTACTATTTGAAAAGTCTCTTCATTGATACCGTGTCAAGTGATGCCAAGACTCTTCTCAATAAGGAGGAGTTTTTATCACAGAAGCTGGGGTCCTGCGTGTCTGATGACCCAGAATACTGGGAAGCAGCTATGAAGCTATGA